The region GACGCGCTGGCCGCTCTGTTTGCCGAGGACGGTTTCGTCCTCTCGCCCGGAGCTCCTCCAGTCCGCGGCCGGGATGCGATCCGCGAGCGCTATTCGGACAGCGGCGGCCCGCTCGCTCTTCGCGCTTTCGCGTTCGCGACGGAAGGATCCGTCGGGTACATCATCGGCGGCTTTGCTCGGCAGGAAGGCGATCCCGACTCGGGGAAGTTCACGCTCACGCTTCGCAAAGATACTACCGGCCGCTGGCTCATCGTGTCCGACATGGACAACGGCAACTCCCGGTGACGCGAGGGCCCAGGATCGCGGTAGCTTGCCCGCCGGTGAAGCGGGTTACGCCGTAACGCCGTAACGATCGCGAAGCACACCCATGTGGTGTCTCGCGTGGCCGAGGACGACATGGGCGAGGCCACGCAGGGAAATGTTGGCCCCGTTCGCGTTGCCCGTTCGCTTCCAGCCTCCGGGCTCGTCATCGACGCGGCGGAACAAGATCACATTCGTTCGCCGCAAAAGCGCGAGCTCTTCCACGAGCTCGGAAAGAGGCACTTCCGCATAGCGCGACTTCGCGACGTAGGT is a window of Vicinamibacteria bacterium DNA encoding:
- a CDS encoding SgcJ/EcaC family oxidoreductase, with the translated sequence MIELRMFLILVLAGTLVGQESSPSEQPSVTLPDSLARVLRDYEVAWRNQDADALAALFAEDGFVLSPGAPPVRGRDAIRERYSDSGGPLALRAFAFATEGSVGYIIGGFARQEGDPDSGKFTLTLRKDTTGRWLIVSDMDNGNSR